The following are from one region of the Magallana gigas chromosome 4, xbMagGiga1.1, whole genome shotgun sequence genome:
- the LOC105319459 gene encoding tripartite motif-containing protein 3 produces the protein MDPRRSGQDVIRCELCKENVGEMYCDFCHIRLCIPCIGSHIANGYDNHKVVPFQKRKSTLVYARCTIHENKRNKFKCIECDVCLCSLCVSSNSHKGHDLVHLSQVNLTTKQSVRKDARELKNIISPTYDAIVSELEFQVAGLDNAYDEVIFSIIQHGEKLHKEVDNVIGNMKNELNEMKNSHLDILKKKLDGVVQQRNSMQQAMRYLWEIEQSNEIMEIMVYKSRIEEFRQLPPKVQIKLPTFNAKSINTEDMRNIFGFLTRFSSALDEQGYTLKRKQPEIKEFLNEEELVTTFITELEGLNSIAVVGNENIWISRKASDMNCFDSEGRLTKTIHSSTGEIPNDITVTEDGDILYTDWKSSSINVVKNGTGNIEEKISLHGWIPVNLCVTFFNDLLVSMYKEDGSESKVVRYTDFVEKQTIQYGDNGQQLLSANNFIKYLAENRNRDICVADNGANAVVVVAQSGRLRFQYKGQPQSSPNQQQFHPFGIAMDSQSNILTSDSDNHCIHIIDADGNFLRHLNSFSDPWGICVDENDILYVAELITGNVKKIKYLKIFYAPFRRRDSVLLCCCLSVGPPTVSVHFLRKKCSY, from the coding sequence ATGGATCCCCGGCGGAGTGGTCAAGACGTCATCCGCTGTGAACTGTGCAAGGAGAATGTTGGGGAGATGTACTGCGATTTCTGCCACATCCGACTGTGCATACCCTGTATTGGCAGCCATATTGCTAATGGTTACGACAACCACAAAGTAGTGCCATTCCAAAAGCGGAAATCAACCCTCGTCTACGCAAGATGCACTATTCATGAGAACAAGAGAAATAAGTTTAAGTGTATAGAATGTGACGTTTGTTTATGTTCTCTCTGTGTGTCTTCCAATTCCCACAAAGGACACGATTTAGTTCATTTATCTCAGGTGAATTTGACCACAAAGCAGTCGGTTCGAAAAGATGCGAGAGAgcttaaaaatatcatatctcCAACATATGACGCTATTGTTTCTGAACTTGAATTCCAAGTGGCTGGATTAGACAATGCCTATGATGAggtaattttttcaataatccAACATGGCGAAAAATTGCACAAAGAAGTTGACAATGTCATTGGCAAcatgaaaaatgaattaaatgaaatgaaaaatagccatcttgatattttgaagaaaaagttGGACGGAGTTGTCCAACAGCGAAATTCAATGCAACAAGCTATGCGTTATTTGTGGGAAATTGAGCAATCAAACGAAATAATGGAAATTATGGTATACAAATCTAGAATAGAGGAGTTCAGACAACTTCCACCTAAGGTCCAAATTAAATTACCAACGTTCAATGCTAAATCAATAAACACAGAAGATATGCGCAACATCTTTGgttttttaacacgattttccAGTGCATTAGATGAACAAGGCTATACACTGAAGAGAAAACAACCAGAAATTAAGGAATTTCTGAATGAAGAGGAACTAGTGACCACGTTTATAACAGAATTGGAGGGACTTAATAGTATTGCTGTCGTAGGAAATGAGAACATCTGGATCAGTAGAAAAGCTTCCGACATGAACTGCTTTGATAGTGAAGGCAGACTTACAAAAACAATACATTCAAGCACGGGAGAAATACCAAATGATATCACAGTCACTGAAGATGGAGATATTCTCTATACTGACTGGAAGTCATCGTCCATAAATGTTGTGAAGAATGGTACTGGtaatatagaagaaaagatcTCCTTGCATGGATGGATACCTGTCAACCTATGTGTCACTTTCTTTAACGATTTGCTCGTTTCTATGTACAAAGAAGACGGTTCAGAATCGAAGGTTGTCCGATATACAGACTTCGTTGAGaaacagacgatacagtatggAGACAATGGACAACAATTACTTTCAGCCAAcaatttcatcaaatatttgGCGGAAAATAGAAATCGGGACATCTGTGTTGCCGACAATGGAGCAAATGCAGTGGTTGTGGTTGCTCAGAGTGGTCGTCTGCGATTTCAGTATAAGGGGCAACCACAAAGCTCTCCCAATCAGCAACAGTTCCACCCTTTTGGTATAGCAATGGACAGCCAATCCAACATACTGACGTCAGACAGTGACAACCACTGTATCCATATTATAGATGCAGACGGTAACTTTTTACGTCACCTAAACTCTTTTTCTGATCCTTGGGGGATATGTGTCGACGAAAATGACATTTTGTACGTG